The Flavobacterium sp. CBA20B-1 genome includes the window ACTTCAAAGTGAAGAATTAATTTCTGAATTTGAAAAACTTTTAAGAAACGTGAAACAATTGGAATCTGACAAAGATTTTGAGCCTTTTACTGCTGAAGAATTAAACGAGCGTATTTTACAATCGGAAAAAGATTTTGAAAATAACAAGTTTAAAACAACCGCGAAAATTCTTTCAAAATACTAAAAGGTGAAATAAAAATTGTTTGGTGTGCGTTTTCGGAAAATCAAATCGATGCTATTTTCAATTATTACACCTAAAAAGCAACCTATAAAGTTGCATTAAATATTGTAACCCAAATACTTTTAGCTCCAAATATTTTAATCGACAACCCTAAAATCGGACAAAAAGAACACACTTTACAAAACAGATTAATTACCTATCACTATATTTTATCCTCAAATTATAAAATCATTTATTCCATTGATGATGATGAAATGCTGATAAAAATTGCAGATGTTTTCGATACCCGTCAGAACCCAAATAAAATAGAGCGGGAAAAATAAAAGATAAATTGCCGTAAGCTTTTTTAAACAATAGCAAAAATAATATATTTGCAAATAAATTTTCCTCAGTATGAAATACAAAAGAATACTTCTAAAATTAAGTGGTGAAGCTTTAATGGGCGACAACCAATACGGTATCGACCCAAATCGCTTGGCAGAATATGCCCAAGAAATAAAAAAAATCGTTAATTTAGGTGTGGAAGTAGCCATTGTAATTGGCGGAGGAAACATTTTTAGAGGTGTTGCCGGAGCAAGCAAAGGTATGGATCGCGTACAAGGCGATTATATGGGAATGCTGGCAACGGTAATTAACGGAATGGCATTGCAAGGCGCTTTGGAAGATGCAGGAATGCTTACCCGTTTGCAAACTGCATTAAAAATTGAAGCCATTGCAGAACCTTATATTAAACGCAGAGCGGTTCGCCATTTAGAAAAAGGCAGAATTGTAATTTTTGGTGCAGGAACCGGAAATCCGTATTTCACCACCGATACCGCTGCTGTTTTAAGAGGAATTGAAGTGGGTGCCGATGTAATTTTAAAAGGAACTCGCGTTGATGGTGTGTACACTGCCGATCCGGAAAAAGATCCATCTGCAACGAAATACGAAAACATTTCGTTTGCCGATGTTTTAGAAAAAGGATTGAATGTGATGGATACAACCGCATTTACATTGAGCCAAGAAAACCATTTGCCAATTGTGGTTTTTGACATGAACAAAGAAAGTAATTTATTAAAAGTGTGTCAGGGTGAAAACATTGGCACAACAGTTTACTAATAAAAAAGATCAGTTATGACAGATGAAATTAATTTTATAATAGACGAAGCAAAAGAATCAATGAACGGTTCTATTGAGCATTTAAACAAAGCTTTGTTAAACATTCGTGCCGGAAAAGCAAACCCGCAAATGTTAGGTGCTGTTTTTGTTGATTATTACGGATCGGCAACAGCATTATCACAGGTAGCAAACATCAATGTGCCTGATCCACGAACGTTGACCGTGACACCTTGGGAAAAAAACATGTTGCAACCTATTGAAAAAGCAATTATGATTGCCAATTTAGGATTGAACCCAATGAACAACGGCGATATGATTATTATTAACATTCCACCGTTAACAGAGGAACGCCGTAAAGATTTGGCTAAACAAGCGAAAACCGAAGCTGAAGATGCTAAAATATCCATTCGCAATGCGCGTAAAGATGCCAATACCGATATCAAGAAACAGGAAAAAGAAGGAACTTCTGAAGATATTTGTAAAGATGCCGAAGACCGCATTCAAAAATTAACCGATTCGTATATTAAAAAAATCGATGAAATCTACGCTGAGAAAGAAGCAGAAATCATGAAAGTATAAGTAAAAAGCCACTCAAATCGAGTGGCTTTTCTGCTAAATAAATAGCTATAAAAATGTTTTTATTGGTTCTAGTTAAATTTTAATTTTAGGAAAAACGTTAAAGAAATTTAAATAGTATATTAAATATTCCTAAAAAACAAAAGCCTAATAATGCTGCTTTTTTATAAGCAACCGAAACAATATCTTTGATAAAAAATAGTAATGTATTTATCTAACGAACAACTAAAGTTATTTTGTTTGGAATGCGTTAAAAGCGTTGATGAATATGCAGACAGCAAGATTTTTCCGCTTTTAGAACAACTTGTAAGGCAACACAGCATTGTAAATGTTTACAAAGCCGTTGATTCTATTGAAGATTTTGAAGAAAGTTTGAACACGTTGCTTTATGAGGATCGAAATTTTAAAGATTATGATTTGTTGTATTTTATTTGCGGTGGTACAGAAAATGAAATCATCGTAAACGATTACCTTTATACTTTAGAAGAAATTGCCGAACTTTTTGAAGGAAAATTAAAAGGTAAAATTCTGCATTTTGCCAACTCTAAAATCTTAAATTTAGACAGCGAAACGGCTCAATTTTTTTTAGATGTCACGGGTGCAAAAGCCATCTCGGGTTATCAACATCAAAACTTCACAAGCAGTATTTTGCTCGATTATCACTTCTTGGCGCTGCATATTCATTTTACCGATGTAACGGAACTTGTAGAAGAACTGTTTCAGAAACATTACGCTTTGTGCACCAATTTAGGGTTTCATTTGTATTATTAATTTGAAAAATTGGCATTAAAATTGTACCTTTAATAAAAATAATTTTTTATGAAAAAGCATTTAAAAATAATTGCGATTATTGGCTTAGGAATTGCTTCCTTAACTACATTTGCAATGATACCAAACACTCCTTCTATAAAAACGGAAAAATACCAAAAAGAAATTATTATTGAAGGTGTGGGCGTAACCAAAACTATTGAAGTAACCGGTGATGAAACCATTCGTATTGAAGGAACCAATAACAAAATCACCATTATTGGCGCATGTGATTTGATTAAAATTGAAGGTGTGGATAACGTAGTAACGGTTGACGATGTGAAAACCATACAAATTGAAGGTACGGGTAATAAAGTAAACTACAAAAAATCATCGGCAGCAGATGGCAAAGCCAAAACTTCGGTAGCAGGCGTAAACAACAAAATAATGAAAATATAAAGCATGAAA containing:
- the pyrH gene encoding UMP kinase; translated protein: MKYKRILLKLSGEALMGDNQYGIDPNRLAEYAQEIKKIVNLGVEVAIVIGGGNIFRGVAGASKGMDRVQGDYMGMLATVINGMALQGALEDAGMLTRLQTALKIEAIAEPYIKRRAVRHLEKGRIVIFGAGTGNPYFTTDTAAVLRGIEVGADVILKGTRVDGVYTADPEKDPSATKYENISFADVLEKGLNVMDTTAFTLSQENHLPIVVFDMNKESNLLKVCQGENIGTTVY
- the frr gene encoding ribosome recycling factor, with amino-acid sequence MTDEINFIIDEAKESMNGSIEHLNKALLNIRAGKANPQMLGAVFVDYYGSATALSQVANINVPDPRTLTVTPWEKNMLQPIEKAIMIANLGLNPMNNGDMIIINIPPLTEERRKDLAKQAKTEAEDAKISIRNARKDANTDIKKQEKEGTSEDICKDAEDRIQKLTDSYIKKIDEIYAEKEAEIMKV
- a CDS encoding DUF6642 family protein; the protein is MYLSNEQLKLFCLECVKSVDEYADSKIFPLLEQLVRQHSIVNVYKAVDSIEDFEESLNTLLYEDRNFKDYDLLYFICGGTENEIIVNDYLYTLEEIAELFEGKLKGKILHFANSKILNLDSETAQFFLDVTGAKAISGYQHQNFTSSILLDYHFLALHIHFTDVTELVEELFQKHYALCTNLGFHLYY
- a CDS encoding DUF3060 domain-containing protein, producing MKKHLKIIAIIGLGIASLTTFAMIPNTPSIKTEKYQKEIIIEGVGVTKTIEVTGDETIRIEGTNNKITIIGACDLIKIEGVDNVVTVDDVKTIQIEGTGNKVNYKKSSAADGKAKTSVAGVNNKIMKI